A genomic region of Glycine max cultivar Williams 82 chromosome 15, Glycine_max_v4.0, whole genome shotgun sequence contains the following coding sequences:
- the LOC112999617 gene encoding uncharacterized protein: MAVCDFSMCFTFVWAGWEGSAHDTKIFMEALRKPALHFPHPPQGKYYLVDSGYPTFMGFLGPYKKTRYHLSQFRIGPRIRGRVEVFNYYHSSLRSTIERAFGLCKARWKILGNMPSFALKTQNQIIVACMAIHNFIQRNDKSDGEFDSLDEDNEDIDSDEDESEVGSSTITWEEPDAQSTPQMERFRESLKNMCPTRI, encoded by the exons ATGGCTGTTTGTGACTTTAGCATGTGTTTCACTTTTGTTTGGGCAGGTTGGGAAGGTTCTGCACATGATACTAAGATATTTATGGAGGCTTTACGTAAGCCTGCATTGCATTTTCCACATCCTCCTCAAg GTAAATATTATCTTGTTGATTCTGGTTACCCTACTTTTATGGGTTTTCTAGGACCCTACAAGAAAACTAGGTATCATCTCTCGCAATTTAGAATTGGGCCTAGAATCAGGGGAAGAGttgaagtttttaattattatcattccAGTCTTCGAAGTACAATTGAACGTGCATTTGGTTTATGTAAAGCAAGATGGAAGATATTGGGTAATATGCCATCTTTTGCTTTGAAGACACAAAACCAAATCATTGTTGCTTGCATGGCTATACATAACTTCATTCAAAGAAATGACAAGAGTGATGGAGAATTTGATTCGCTAGATGAAGATAATGAAGATATAGATAGTGATGAGGATGAAAGTGAAGTTGGTTCTAGTACTATAACATGGGAAGAACCGGATGCTCAAAGTACTCCACAAATGGAACGATTTAGAGAATCTCTGAAGAATATGTGTCCAACacgtatttaa